A portion of the Heptranchias perlo isolate sHepPer1 unplaced genomic scaffold, sHepPer1.hap1 HAP1_SCAFFOLD_64, whole genome shotgun sequence genome contains these proteins:
- the LOC137318030 gene encoding histone H2A-like: MSGRRKTGGNARAKAKSRSSRAELQFPVSSFHRLLRKRNSAERVGAGAPVYLTAVLEYLTAEILELADNAARDNKKTRIILRHLQLAIRNDEELNKLLGGVTIAPGGMLSNIKAVLLPKKSPGSIKNK; encoded by the coding sequence atgtctggaaggagAAAAACCGGCGGTAATGCTCGAGCCaaagccaagtctcgctcatcccgggccgaaCTGCAGTTCCCTGTCAGCAGttttcacaggctcctgcgaaagcgGAACtctgctgaacgtgtgggtgccggagccccggtctatctgacggctgtgctcgagtatctgacggctgaaatcctcgagctggccgacaacgcggcccgcgacaacaagaagacccgcatcatcctcagacacctgcagctggccatccgcaacgacgaggagctcaataAGCTGCTGGGAGGGGTGACCATCGCTCCGGGCGGGATGCTGTCTAATATCAAGGCCGTGCTGCTCCCGAAGAAAAGCCCTGGGAGCATCAAGAACAAGTGA